The nucleotide sequence GAGGCTGGCGTAACCGAGCGTTATTCCTGGCAGGATCAAGTGGGAAAGGACGTCCTCGAACGCCGTCCAATCGCCCGCGAGGGCCGTGTCGACGAGGAGGATCCTCGTGGGCCCGCCGATGAGCGAGGGGTGCGCGCCCTCGACCGCCACAAGGTCGTTCGAGAACCGGCTCCCGAGAGGAAGATCCGGGACGAGCTCGAACGTCCGGTCGATGACGGTAGACGCGTACGGACTGACCGCCACGTTGGCCGCGATCACAACGAGCACGACCGCCGCAGCCTGCCAATACGGGCGTCCGAACGCTACGTCCTTTCGCAAGCGGGCGAGCGACGCAACCGCGAACGCGACGACCGCCGAAAGTCCGACAAGCATGGCCCACACGGTCCAGCCGAGGCCGAGAAGCAGCGCACACAGCACCACGCTCACGGCCACGTGTCTAAGGAGGCGATGGCGGGAAACGCGGGCGAGGTCGAGGGCGTCGGCCGCAAGGAGGCCAAGCACCATGGGAAGCCCCACGGCGATGAGGAGGAACAGGGCCTTCAGCAGCACGTCGCCTTCTTTGAAGAGCTGCGCCCCGTAAGGTGTGGCGAAGGCGAATTTCAGGATGAGGCCCAACCAGAAGATCGGGATGCTCACGCCTGCGAGGGCGAAGAACCGCGTGGCATGGTCGACGGCGGAGTCCTTCCTCACCGCCGTCAGCGTCCCGAGGGACACCCCGACGCTCACCGCGACGACCATGGCTACGAGCGTGAGCTCCAACGTCGCGGGGAAGAATTCGCCCATCACCTTGAGCACGGGTTGGTCGTTGACCACGCGGGAGAAGCCAAGGTCCCCGTTGGCGAGTCTCACTAGATAATGGAAGTACTGGAGGAACCAGGGGTCTCGAAACCCGTACTGGTCGGTGATGCGCTCCCGCTGGTCGGGCGTCATCTTCTCGGTGACGTAGGCCCGCTCCATGTGACCCTCGTTGGCCATCCACGCTATCCCGAACGTGAGGATGGTCACGCCAAGGATGACCGGGATGGAAAGGAGGAGGCGCCGCAAGACGTACGTCGAAAGCCTCATCTCACGTCACCTCGTCCTCGCGTGTCATGGCGACCGCCCCGGCCCGCCGGCCGAGGTGCCAACGTCGCGGGCTCACGCCTTCGATAGGGTCGAGTAGTCGCCCGTCGTCGGGGAGCCCGAGTGGAGGGGGCTGTAGTAGTACCCCTGGACGTAGCTACGCTCGACGTGGGTCTGCGTCCGCTGGTCCAGGAATATGTCGACGTACTTGTCCACGGCCATCTTGTTGATCTCCTTGAACAGGGCCGCCTGTTTCACGGGGTCGAGCTCCTGGAGGGCCTCGTCGATCTTCGCATCGATCGCCGCGTCCTTGAAATTCTGCTGGACCGGGTAGTTCCCCGTCGAGTGAAGGAACGGCACGATGTAGTCGTCCGTCGCGATGTAGTCGGGTGACCAGCCGAGGATCCAGAACGGGATCTGCTTGTTCTGGGTCTTGTCTAGGATCGAGTTGAAGGGCTCCGCGATCACGTTCACCGTGATGCCGCTCCGAAGCGCTTCGAGGTTCAGCTTGATGAGCTCGCAAGCTCCCTTTCGCACGTTGTTCCCGCTGTTGTAGTAGCAGCTGACCGTGAACCCGTCCTTTCCTTTCGAATCGGCGAGGAAGCCCTTCGCCTTCTCGACGTCGTAGGCGTAGGCCTTCAATGCGGCGTCGTACCCGGGCATCCCGCGGGGGATGACGCCCGCAAGGTCCTTGGCGCGTCCCGCCCAGACGTCCGAGAAGAACGACGGGAAGTTGAAGGCGTGGGCGAAGGCCTTGCGCACGTTGATGTCCTGGAAGAACCGGCAGTCTGCGGAACCGTCCGCCAGTCTCACGCACTCGTTCGGGTCTTCGATGTCGTAGTTGAAGAAGAACGCGTCGATGATGAGCGTGTCCGCCGGTACGAAGCGGGCAAGGCCCTGGATCGATGGCGTCACGCGGTCGAGGTCGCTCGAGGCGATGTAGATGTCGTCGGCATCGCCCGACTTGAACATCAGGAGCCGCGTGTTGAGGTCGTCGACGTACTGGATGATCACGGTCTTCAATTGAGGCGCGGTTCCCCAGTAGCCGTCGAAGCGATCCATGATGACGCGATCGCCGGGCAGCCATTTTCGCATCTTGAACGGCCCCGTGCCGACCGCATTAGTGTCGGCCCATGGGTCGCGCGTGATGCCGGGCGGCGGCAGACCGTCGCTCGTCTGACAGCTTCCCCATAGCGAGGCCCGTTCTTGGTGGCAGGCCTTGAACGCCGTGGGGCTTACGACGGAACTCGCGTAGAAGGCGAGGCGCTGGAAGAAGGCCGCGTTCGGGAGGTCGAGCTTGATCTGGATCGTGTACTCGTCGATGACCTTGACCGCCTCCTTGGCAAGCCAAGCGTCCCGCTCGCCCTGGGTATTGGTGCTGGTCCTCCTGTAGTCCTCTGCGCCGAGCAATATCGGCGTGATCACGGGAGCGCCGGAGCTCGGGTCGTTCATCAAGACGAGCCGGTCGAGGCTGAACTTGACCGCGGCGGCGTTGACGGCCGTCCCATCGTGGAAACTGGCGCCCTTCCGGATCTTCATGACGTAGGTCTTGCCGCCGTCCTTGATGCCGCCGTTCGCCACCGTCGGGATCTCCGATGCGAGGAGGGCCACGATCTTGTCGGTGTTCCCGCGTTCAGTGTCGAAAAGCGTCTCGTAGACCTGTTCGATCACCTGTCCGCCCGCGGTCTCGTAGTCGAACCCGGGGTCGAACGACTGCGGCCCGCTGATGGTCGCGGTGACGAAAAGGTCCTTGAACTTGTACCCGCCGATGGTCGGTGGTTCGCCGAGGACCACGATGGTCGCGCCGGCGGCGCCGCTCTTTCCGTTGGACGCGGTGACCATAAGCTTCAACGTGTAGGTACCGGCCGTGGCGTACGCGTGGGTGGCCGCGGTCACATTGGCGGCGTCCCCGGCGGTCTTTGCGGAGCCGTCGCCCCAGTCCCACTCGATTCCGGTCAAGGCGCCGGCGTCGGGCAGGATCGGGAAGTTGTCCGGCGTTATCGCCCGGCTGGAGTTGTAATCGCCGTTAGCGACCCACCCGTGGGACGCGGAGGCGTTCACGGCGACCGTACTGCCCTTCTGGATCACCTGGTGGTCGGCGCTGAAGATCGCGGCCGGCTCAACGTCGGCGGCAGTCGCGGAGGAGCCCACGGCCGCGGGAGAGACGCGGACGTAGACCAGCGTTGCGTCGTTGTTTGCCGTGCCCTTCTCGTTCGTGATCGAAAGCCTGACGATGAAGTCGCCGGGGATCGAGTAACCGTGCGTCGCCTTCGCTGTGGAGGCGGAACCGCCATCACCGAAGATCCAGGCATAGGTCGCGGTCTTGGCGCCGCCCGTATCGGAACCCGTGGAGTCGCAAGTCACGGTCTCGCCGACGATCGGGGCCGTCGGGGCGCACGCAGCCGCTACGGTGGGTGCAACGACTTGAGGTGGAGGTGTCTCGCCTTGGAGGCAGCCGCTCATTGCCGCAGCCACCATGATTACGGTCATGCTCCATGCAGGGATCGCGGGTAGAACACGGAAACGCATCTTCGCACCGACCTTTCCACGGCTTGGGCCGCTATTTAAGAACGGTCAACGTCGGTGAAAACACTTCCGGGTCAGCACCATATATATCTATTTGACAAAGCGAATGAAAAACCGATTGCCGAAAATATCGCCTTTTGGGGCACTTCTGGCGTTCTGACCAGTGGGACCACATCCATTCCGGCCTTGGCGGGCGGACGAGGAAGGCACGAACACGGAGTCGGTCGGCCGCTTCCCTTGCGGCGACGGGCGACGGACCCGTCTAGAGGAGTCAAGTACCGATTCTCATATAGGCGCGCGGAAATGCACTACTGTTCATGAACCGTCATTCGCGGTGATGATAATCGCCGAAACGCCGATGGAGGGCCCCTTGGATGATGAGGTGGTGGCAGCGGCGCTCTCGGACCTTTATTCGAGGAAGGTCCTCGCCGCATGCGTGAAGGTCGCAAGACCCGTGAAAGAGATCAGCGCGGCGACGGACATGCCCTTGCCGACGACCTACCGCCACGTGAACGACCTCGTCGCCCAGGGTCTTCTCGTGGTCGAGAGGAGCGCCATGACGGAGGACGGCAAGAGGTACGAGCTCTACCGCTCGCGGATCCGGTCGGCTCGCCTGGAATTCGATGCGTCGGGCTCCCGCGTCGTGTGGGAACCGAACGGCCCCGTGGAAGAGAGACTCGCAAGGATGTGGGCCTCGCTACGTGATGTGGAGAGATAACGATGGTGGATACGATATTGGTGTTGAGTGTGGTGAAGACTGTCACGGTGCTACTTGGTTTCGTGGTACTTTACCTCGGGTGGAAGGCGTACCATAAGACCCGCGCGACGCACCTTTTCTGGCTCGTGATGGGCATGGGCCTCATGACACTCGGCGCCATCTCAGAGGGTATCGCGTTCCAGGGGTTCGGTTGGTCGCTCGACCAATCGCACGTCCTTGAGTCGGTGGTGACACTCGCCGGATTCGCAGTACTTGTCTACTCGCTCTACGCGTGACCTCACGACGGCAATCCCGAAGCGCAGAGCCATTTATCGTGGAGGCGGCAGAGTTCTTGTGGGTGCCAAGGATGCATCAAGTCACGGTATGCTTCAACAAAGCCTGCCCACTTTGTCTACGCGTCTTGGACCACGTGTGCGCCAAGTGCCAGGCGGATTCCGTCTCGATCTCGGCCGTCGATCTATCGGCACATCCCGAGGCGGGGAATCGTTTCAGGATCCAGTCGTCGCCGACCGTCGTCCTTGATTCCGGCGCCGTTGTCATGGGACTACCGACGAGGGCCGGGTTCCACGAATTGGCAACGGGTTGAGAAAGCCGACCCCATGTGCTTGGGATCACTGGTGGAGAGGAGCCCCTGCGTTTCGTCACGTGGCCCGGAATGGCGCATCTGACTAGGCTCTTACGGCAATCTTGATTAGCCCCCGGTCCGTCTTGATGACGGAGGCATACGGTGGAGATCCGGCCGCGACACCTAGCCAATGGAATCGTGCTAGGCGTCACTTTGATGGCCCTTTCGCAGGCGGTGGCTGTACCGTTTTCGGACGAGTTCACGAGCCTCGACTGCGAACCGGCCTGCAACATCCCGGCGACACCGGGCCCCGCCAACGAAGTGACCATCGTGGTAAACCCTGCGAACCCGAACAACCTCATCGCGTCCGCGAAGGACTACACGCTATCGAACGGGTTCCAAAGGTCCTGCACCGTGTATCGCGTGTGGGCGGGCATCTATTACTCGAACGATGCAGGAGCGAGCTGGAACCGGACCTACATCCCAGGCTGGAATGGAACGGGCCCCGTCGGCGGTTATGATTGCATGAGCGACCCGGTCCTCGCTTTCGCCGGAAACGGAGTCGCATACCACATCGGGCTCCCGTACTCCGGAGCGGACATCAACCCGTGCCCGGCGCTCGTGGTCCATCGGAGCCTCGACCGTGGCGCGACGTGGCAGTTCCGGTCCTACCTCGCCTTCGGTCCACAGGATTGCGCCGACAAACAGTGGGCCGCCGTAGATACCGGCGGTCGTCTCTACATCGCTTGGGCGAATACTACGGGTCCGGTCCAAGGCGTCGCCGGCTTCCGGTTGCACCTTTCGTACTCGGACGACGGGGGCGCCTCGTGGGTCCACCGCGGGCCTATCTCCCTGACGGATACGACGCGACAGGACCAGGGTGTGTACGTCGCCATCGGGCCCCTTGGCCAGATCTACGCCACTTGGCGTGAGACGGTCGCGGGTGTCATCATGTTCGCGTCGAGCTCGAATGCAGGGGCCTCGTGGATGACCATCCCCGTTGGAGATTGCCTTTGCACCGGCGATTTCCTCTTGGCCGAGACGCAAAGCAGCCGCGGGTACCGTTTTCCCATGATGCCCACCATGGCCGTCGACACGTCGGGAGGCGCGAACCACGGGAGCATCTACATCGCCTACACGATCCTCGGTCCTTCGCAAAAAGCGGAGGTGCGTGTCGCGGCCAGTCGCACGGGAGGCTTTGACTGGACGACCACCACACCGGTAAACGATCAGGTGGCGACGGGCGCCGCCGTCGACGGCGTCGGCGCATTGACCGACGATTTCATGCCGGCGATCTCCGTCGGGCCCCGCGGCGATATCCACATCGCATATTATTCGACGCGCGAGGACGGCGGGTTCGGATCGGCCAACATGCTCAAGCTCAATGCCTTCTACGCGCACAGCACGAACGGTCTCGTCTGGGACCCTAACGTGCGATTGAGCACCGAGGCGTTCGACCCCGCGCTGAGCCACCATCAGGAGGGTTTCGCGTTCATGGGCGACTACATCGGGATATCATCGAACGCCGACCGCGCGCATGCCATTTGGGCGGACACTCGGAGCGGGCAACCTGCGGCGATGACGGCCACCGTGGTCCGCTAGACCTCACACAGCCAGGCGCGGTGTAATGGCGGAAGTTTGAGGATCGGCCCATAGACGTCTTCGGATTACCCATTCGAGCATGGTTTCGCGCTAGGGCCACGCATGAAACTTCATGATGCCGCCCCCTCATCCCGATTGGATGGAGGCGTCACTGTGACGGGTCGCCGGGTGGTGTTGGCGCTCGTGTCGGGCTCCCTTCTCCTTGTTCCAGCATTAGCGTTAGGCCCGTCTGGCGAGTTCCAGACGCTGAATTGCGATCCCGCTTGCAACGTCGTCGCATTCAGTGGGCCCGCGAACGACGCGAGCATCGTCATCAATCCTGCGGATCCTCGAAACCTGATCGCGGCGGCAAAAGACTACTCGTTGACCACACCGTCGGGCCTGTGGTGCAGCTCGGTGCGCGTTTGGTCCGGGGTGTACACGTCCCTCGACGCAGGCGCCACGTGGACAAGCTCGTTCATCCCCGGCCACAACCTGACGGATCATCCGCTCTCGAACTACACGTGTTCGACCGATCCCGTGGTCGCCTTCGATTCCCAGGGCGCGGCATATTACTTCGCCCTCGGGGTGAACGGGTCGCAGGACTCCCCCGACCTTTTCGTCGCCAAGTCCATCGACAAAGGCTTGTCGTGGCGGTTCCTCTCGGTGGTGGACCAGTGCGCCGGACGACCCGCGGCCGCGGCCGACCGGGAGACGAACCGCGTGTACGTCGTGTGGGTCCACCTTTGCGAACCAGGTGCCACGGGAGCCATCACCAAGCCG is from Euryarchaeota archaeon and encodes:
- a CDS encoding ABC transporter permease, which gives rise to MRLSTYVLRRLLLSIPVILGVTILTFGIAWMANEGHMERAYVTEKMTPDQRERITDQYGFRDPWFLQYFHYLVRLANGDLGFSRVVNDQPVLKVMGEFFPATLELTLVAMVVAVSVGVSLGTLTAVRKDSAVDHATRFFALAGVSIPIFWLGLILKFAFATPYGAQLFKEGDVLLKALFLLIAVGLPMVLGLLAADALDLARVSRHRLLRHVAVSVVLCALLLGLGWTVWAMLVGLSAVVAFAVASLARLRKDVAFGRPYWQAAAVVLVVIAANVAVSPYASTVIDRTFELVPDLPLGSRFSNDLVAVEGAHPSLIGGPTRILLVDTALAGDWTAFEDVLSHLILPGITLGYASLAVIARMMRASMLDVLSADFIRTARAKGLAERVVIGGHARRNALIPIATVVGLTFGGLLSGAVLTETIFQWPGLGRWSTAAISRADTNSVMMFTLLVAIIYLVANLLVDIAYSVIDPRVRLE
- a CDS encoding exo-alpha-sialidase, whose protein sequence is MEIRPRHLANGIVLGVTLMALSQAVAVPFSDEFTSLDCEPACNIPATPGPANEVTIVVNPANPNNLIASAKDYTLSNGFQRSCTVYRVWAGIYYSNDAGASWNRTYIPGWNGTGPVGGYDCMSDPVLAFAGNGVAYHIGLPYSGADINPCPALVVHRSLDRGATWQFRSYLAFGPQDCADKQWAAVDTGGRLYIAWANTTGPVQGVAGFRLHLSYSDDGGASWVHRGPISLTDTTRQDQGVYVAIGPLGQIYATWRETVAGVIMFASSSNAGASWMTIPVGDCLCTGDFLLAETQSSRGYRFPMMPTMAVDTSGGANHGSIYIAYTILGPSQKAEVRVAASRTGGFDWTTTTPVNDQVATGAAVDGVGALTDDFMPAISVGPRGDIHIAYYSTREDGGFGSANMLKLNAFYAHSTNGLVWDPNVRLSTEAFDPALSHHQEGFAFMGDYIGISSNADRAHAIWADTRSGQPAAMTATVVR
- a CDS encoding winged helix-turn-helix transcriptional regulator; translation: MIIAETPMEGPLDDEVVAAALSDLYSRKVLAACVKVARPVKEISAATDMPLPTTYRHVNDLVAQGLLVVERSAMTEDGKRYELYRSRIRSARLEFDASGSRVVWEPNGPVEERLARMWASLRDVER
- a CDS encoding PKD domain-containing protein yields the protein MTVIMVAAAMSGCLQGETPPPQVVAPTVAAACAPTAPIVGETVTCDSTGSDTGGAKTATYAWIFGDGGSASTAKATHGYSIPGDFIVRLSITNEKGTANNDATLVYVRVSPAAVGSSATAADVEPAAIFSADHQVIQKGSTVAVNASASHGWVANGDYNSSRAITPDNFPILPDAGALTGIEWDWGDGSAKTAGDAANVTAATHAYATAGTYTLKLMVTASNGKSGAAGATIVVLGEPPTIGGYKFKDLFVTATISGPQSFDPGFDYETAGGQVIEQVYETLFDTERGNTDKIVALLASEIPTVANGGIKDGGKTYVMKIRKGASFHDGTAVNAAAVKFSLDRLVLMNDPSSGAPVITPILLGAEDYRRTSTNTQGERDAWLAKEAVKVIDEYTIQIKLDLPNAAFFQRLAFYASSVVSPTAFKACHQERASLWGSCQTSDGLPPPGITRDPWADTNAVGTGPFKMRKWLPGDRVIMDRFDGYWGTAPQLKTVIIQYVDDLNTRLLMFKSGDADDIYIASSDLDRVTPSIQGLARFVPADTLIIDAFFFNYDIEDPNECVRLADGSADCRFFQDINVRKAFAHAFNFPSFFSDVWAGRAKDLAGVIPRGMPGYDAALKAYAYDVEKAKGFLADSKGKDGFTVSCYYNSGNNVRKGACELIKLNLEALRSGITVNVIAEPFNSILDKTQNKQIPFWILGWSPDYIATDDYIVPFLHSTGNYPVQQNFKDAAIDAKIDEALQELDPVKQAALFKEINKMAVDKYVDIFLDQRTQTHVERSYVQGYYYSPLHSGSPTTGDYSTLSKA